In one Planctomycetota bacterium genomic region, the following are encoded:
- a CDS encoding secondary thiamine-phosphate synthase enzyme YjbQ, with translation MKSATEYLWFTTRKPREYLNITDNVEEVVRQSGIQEGLALVSAMHITAGVYVNDAEPGLIQDIDAWLEELAPKGPNYRHHGTGEANGDAHLKSLLVHHEVIVPITAGKLDLGPWQQIYYAEFDGQRRKRLVIKVIGE, from the coding sequence ATGAAGTCTGCCACGGAATACCTGTGGTTCACCACCCGTAAGCCGCGCGAGTATCTCAACATCACCGACAACGTGGAGGAGGTCGTGCGCCAGAGCGGCATCCAGGAGGGCCTGGCGCTCGTCTCCGCCATGCACATCACCGCAGGAGTCTACGTGAACGACGCCGAACCAGGGCTGATCCAGGACATTGACGCCTGGCTGGAGGAGCTGGCTCCGAAGGGGCCGAACTACCGCCATCACGGGACCGGCGAGGCGAACGGCGATGCGCACCTGAAGAGTCTGCTGGTGCACCACGAGGTGATCGTGCCAATCACTGCGGGCAAGCTGGACCTTGGGCCATGGCAACAGATCTACTATGCGGAGTTCGACGGACAGCGGCGCAAGCGTCTGGTGATCAAGGTGATAGGGGAATGA